In Capillimicrobium parvum, a genomic segment contains:
- a CDS encoding DUF6270 domain-containing protein: MTVAIFGSCVTRDVFEDPALRPSLGHYTARSSVISAVAPPLPVDEERVVLDSPFQRRCVLADLHKTFFDSLAEDPPDLLIVDLIDERFDLLAGAGTVVTVSSALQAAGLGENLHPDMRPLRRMSERGCELFAAAAPVFAARVTEIVPPERVILHRALWSLHYTDGERVHPFPDARLELCRLQNDMLDRSYDALADAFGAGVETLQLDPAEHLADAGHRWELEPFHYEASYNREAARRLQELYALR, encoded by the coding sequence ATGACGGTCGCGATCTTCGGCAGCTGCGTCACGCGCGACGTCTTCGAGGACCCGGCGCTGCGCCCCAGCCTCGGCCACTACACCGCGCGGTCGTCGGTGATCAGCGCGGTCGCGCCGCCGCTGCCGGTCGACGAGGAGCGAGTCGTCCTCGACTCGCCGTTCCAGCGCCGCTGCGTGCTCGCCGACCTCCACAAGACGTTCTTCGATTCGCTGGCGGAGGATCCGCCGGACCTGCTGATCGTCGACCTGATCGACGAGCGCTTCGACCTGCTCGCCGGCGCGGGCACCGTCGTCACGGTGTCGTCGGCGCTGCAGGCGGCCGGCCTCGGCGAGAACCTGCATCCGGACATGCGGCCGCTGCGGCGGATGTCCGAGCGGGGCTGCGAGCTGTTCGCCGCCGCGGCGCCCGTCTTCGCCGCGCGCGTCACCGAGATCGTGCCGCCCGAGCGCGTCATCCTGCACCGCGCGCTGTGGTCGCTGCACTACACCGACGGCGAGCGCGTGCACCCCTTCCCGGACGCGCGGCTGGAGCTCTGCCGTCTGCAGAACGACATGCTCGACCGCAGCTACGACGCGTTGGCCGACGCGTTCGGGGCCGGCGTCGAGACGCTGCAGCTCGATCCCGCCGAGCACCTGGCCGACGCCGGCCACCGCTGGGAGCTCGAGCCGTTTCACTACGAGGCGTCCTACAACCGCGAGGCGGCCCGGCGCCTGCAGGAGCTGTACGCGCTGCGATGA